The following proteins are encoded in a genomic region of Phycodurus eques isolate BA_2022a chromosome 11, UOR_Pequ_1.1, whole genome shotgun sequence:
- the LOC133409957 gene encoding transmembrane protein 121, translating to MVPPPPTNKPHVCLSTILIMSSMALIDAYLVEQNHGPRKIGICIMVMVGDICFLIVLRYVAVWVGAEVRTAKRGYAMILWFLYIFVLEIKVYFVYQNYKADRKSLDALSRKALTLLLSICIPVLFVVLVAIDHMEYVRAFKKREEIRNRLFWVVVDLLDILDIQANLWEPQKKGLPLWAEGLMFFYCYILLLVLPCVSLSEISMQGINIVPHKMLLYPILSLVTINIITLFIRGGNMILYRDARVSGILIGKNILAIIIKTCSFVQYRRQLQSAPPAFGVELQKNSLAHARPAPTTPQAVIQDQTPLPEVTTCEHT from the coding sequence ATGGTCCCCCCACCTCCCACCAACAAGCCACACGTGTGCCTGTCCACCATCCTCATCATGAGCAGCATGGCACTGATTGATGCCTACCTGGTGGAGCAGAACCACGGCCCGCGTAAGATCGGCATCTGCATCATGGTGATGGTGGGAGACATCTGCTTTCTGATTGTCCTGCGCTACGTCGCCGTGTGGGTGGGGGCTGAGGTGCGCACAGCCAAACGAGGGTATGCCATGATCCTTTGGTTCCTCTACATCTTTGTGCTGGAAATCAAGGTCTACTTTGTGTATCAGAACTATAAGGCTGACAGGAAGAGCCTTGATGCTCTGTCCAGGAAGGCACTAACACTGCTGCTCTCCATCTGCATTCCAGTGCTCTTTGTAGTGCTGGTGGCTATTGACCACATGGAGTATGTGCGTGCCTTCAAGAAGCGCGAGGAGATACGCAATCGTCTCTTCTGGGTGGTGGTGGACTTGCTTGACATCCTGGACATTCAAGCCAACCTGTGGGAGCCCCAGAAGAAGGGCCTCCCTCTGTGGGCGGAGGGCTTGATGTTTTTTTACTGCTACATCCTCCTCCTAGTGCTACCCTGTGTGTCTTTGAGTGAAATCAGCATGCAAGGTATCAACATTGTGCCCCACAAGATGCTCCTGTACCCAATCCTCAGCCTGGTGACTATAAACATCATCACACTCTTTATCCGTGGTGGCAACATGATTTTGTACAGGGACGCGAGGGTCTCAGGGATCCTCATAGGAAAGAACATACTGGCCATCATCATAAAGACCTGCAGCTTTGTCCAGTACAGGAGACAGTTACAGAGTGCCCCTCCAGCTTTTGGGGTTGAGCTGCAGAAAAATTCATTGGCCCATGCTCGCCCTGCCCCCACCACTCCCCAGGCGGTCATCCAGGACCAGACACCCCTGCCCGAGGTGACAACATGCGAGCACACGTGA